The following are encoded in a window of Merismopedia glauca CCAP 1448/3 genomic DNA:
- the clpP gene encoding ATP-dependent Clp endopeptidase proteolytic subunit ClpP, translating to MIPTVIEQSGRGERAFDIYSRLLRERIIFLGQQVDSDIANLIVAQLLFLEAEDPEKDVYLYINSPGGSVTAGMGIYDTMNQIRPDVSTICVGLAASMGAFLLSGGTKGKRMSLPHSRIMIHQPLGGAQGQATDIEIQAKEILYHKRHLNQLLANHTGQPLDRIEQDTERDFFMSAKEAEEYGLIDQVIDRRAMGSRTLAAVS from the coding sequence ATGATTCCAACCGTAATTGAACAATCAGGTCGTGGCGAACGCGCATTTGATATCTACTCTCGTCTGCTAAGAGAACGTATCATCTTCCTGGGACAACAAGTAGACTCTGATATCGCCAACCTAATTGTGGCTCAACTGCTATTTTTGGAAGCAGAAGATCCCGAAAAAGATGTTTACCTCTACATCAACTCTCCTGGCGGTTCTGTAACGGCAGGGATGGGTATTTACGATACGATGAATCAAATTCGTCCAGATGTGAGTACCATCTGTGTAGGTTTAGCAGCTAGTATGGGCGCATTTCTTCTCAGTGGCGGCACCAAAGGGAAACGGATGAGTTTACCCCACTCGCGGATCATGATTCACCAGCCTTTGGGTGGCGCTCAAGGACAAGCAACAGATATTGAAATTCAGGCGAAAGAAATTCTTTATCACAAACGCCACTTAAATCAACTCTTAGCTAATCATACAGGTCAACCGTTAGACCGAATTGAGCAAGATACAGAGCGCGACTTTTTCATGTCTGCTAAAGAAGCTGAAGAATATGGTTTAATCGACCAAGTAATTGACCGCAGAGCGATGGGAAGCCGGACTTTAGCTGCTGTTAGTTAA
- a CDS encoding Rqc2 family fibronectin-binding protein, translating to MTTLQQVDLTTLILTCAEIHPQWIPARVEQVYQRDRYTIYLGLRTLKGRGWLLISWHPQAARLCMGAPPPKIPDTFTFSEQLRHQLNGLALVAINQAAPWERVLDLQFARRPQEPALWHLYVEIVGKYSNTILTDSENMIVTPAHQVSSQQSSVRPIQTGEPYLLPPSLTDTIPTLEEAQPRWQSRIGLIPGKLNQRLLKTYRGLSSALVNQMIQAANLEPEQLTESLTPEQWDNLFSQWQNWLQVLSYSTQFLRSPTESSKVSSPQPGFTRSGYSAMGWQIIEPVKTLSELLDRYYWKQLAQQEFAQLKHQLQQKITNWRKKVGHKAQTFQSRLEQSDNADRYKHHADLLMANLHQWESGTQAIALPDFETGEIINIALQPEKNAVQNAQHLYRQHQKLKRARKAVEPLLAEVNEEIGYLDRVLVSLEQIETYQDTGDLQTLQEIREELIAQKYLETSEPKASKTTITSEPYQYETPSGFQLLVGRNNRQNDRLTFRTAGDYDLWFHSQQIAGSHVLLRLPPGAVAEEVDLQFAANMAAYYSQARHSEQVPVAYTQPKYVFKPKGAAPGMAIYQKEQVIWGYPQKVVEKLLSDLGVQT from the coding sequence TTGACCACCTTGCAACAAGTTGACTTAACCACACTTATACTTACGTGTGCTGAGATTCACCCTCAGTGGATACCCGCGAGAGTGGAACAAGTATACCAGCGCGATCGCTACACCATCTATTTAGGCTTGCGGACTCTCAAAGGTAGAGGGTGGTTGCTAATTTCTTGGCATCCCCAAGCAGCCCGTTTGTGCATGGGCGCTCCACCTCCCAAGATTCCAGATACTTTTACCTTTAGCGAACAACTACGTCATCAACTCAACGGATTGGCTTTAGTAGCCATTAATCAAGCTGCGCCTTGGGAGAGGGTTTTAGATTTGCAATTTGCTCGTCGTCCTCAAGAGCCAGCTTTATGGCATTTATATGTAGAAATCGTCGGTAAATACAGTAATACTATCTTAACTGATTCCGAAAATATGATTGTGACTCCGGCTCATCAAGTCAGTTCCCAGCAATCTAGCGTTCGTCCGATCCAGACAGGAGAGCCATACCTACTACCACCATCTCTGACAGATACTATCCCTACCCTAGAAGAAGCTCAACCCAGGTGGCAATCTCGGATTGGTTTAATCCCAGGTAAGTTAAACCAAAGATTACTGAAAACCTATCGAGGCTTAAGTTCGGCTTTAGTCAATCAAATGATTCAAGCTGCAAATCTAGAACCAGAGCAACTAACTGAAAGTTTGACTCCAGAGCAATGGGATAATTTATTTAGTCAATGGCAAAACTGGCTACAAGTTCTGAGCTATAGCACTCAGTTTTTGAGATCTCCCACCGAGTCATCAAAGGTTTCCTCTCCACAACCTGGATTCACCAGATCGGGTTACAGTGCAATGGGTTGGCAAATCATAGAACCCGTCAAAACTTTATCAGAACTGCTCGATCGCTATTACTGGAAACAACTAGCTCAACAAGAATTTGCCCAACTCAAGCATCAACTTCAGCAAAAAATCACCAATTGGCGCAAAAAAGTTGGTCATAAAGCCCAAACCTTTCAATCACGGCTAGAGCAATCCGATAATGCCGATCGCTACAAGCATCATGCAGATTTGCTGATGGCTAATTTACACCAATGGGAATCAGGAACTCAAGCGATCGCCCTACCTGACTTTGAAACGGGAGAAATCATCAATATCGCCCTCCAACCGGAAAAAAATGCCGTTCAAAATGCCCAACACCTCTATCGCCAACATCAAAAGCTCAAACGAGCGAGAAAGGCTGTAGAACCCTTGTTAGCTGAAGTGAATGAGGAAATAGGCTACCTAGATCGAGTACTGGTATCCTTGGAGCAAATAGAAACCTATCAAGATACAGGAGATCTGCAAACCCTCCAAGAAATTCGGGAAGAACTGATCGCTCAAAAATATCTAGAAACCTCAGAACCCAAAGCCAGCAAAACCACCATCACTTCAGAACCCTATCAATACGAAACTCCCAGTGGGTTTCAACTACTAGTTGGTCGCAATAACCGCCAAAACGATCGCCTTACCTTCCGTACTGCTGGAGACTACGATCTTTGGTTTCACTCTCAGCAAATAGCTGGCAGTCACGTCTTGCTGCGTCTGCCACCAGGTGCTGTCGCTGAAGAAGTAGATTTACAATTTGCAGCTAATATGGCAGCTTACTATAGCCAAGCAAGACATAGCGAGCAAGTACCAGTCGCCTATACCCAACCTAAGTATGTATTTAAACCCAAAGGTGCAGCCCCAGGAATGGCGATTTATCAAAAAGAACAAGTTATTTGGGGATATCCGCAAAAAGTAGTCGAAAAGTTATTAAGTGACTTAGGAGTTCAAACTTAA
- the remA gene encoding extracellular matrix/biofilm regulator RemA: MDIQLINIGFGNIVSANRVVAIVSPESAPIKRIITDARDRGQLIDATYGRRTRAVIITDSSHVILSAIQPETVAHRFVVGKESNAG; encoded by the coding sequence ATGGATATTCAACTAATTAATATTGGTTTTGGGAACATAGTCTCTGCTAATCGGGTTGTGGCGATCGTAAGTCCTGAGTCGGCCCCGATTAAGCGTATAATCACTGACGCTAGAGATAGAGGTCAGTTGATCGATGCCACCTACGGAAGAAGAACGAGGGCTGTCATTATTACTGATTCAAGCCATGTAATTTTGTCAGCGATTCAACCAGAAACAGTAGCTCATCGGTTTGTGGTAGGGAAAGAGTCTAACGCAGGTTAA
- the gmk gene encoding guanylate kinase, with the protein MSIGKLIVLTGPSGVGKGTLLKLLLERHSQLYVSISATTRSPRPGEVDGKSYYFVSRPQFAEAIGSGSLLEWAEYAGNYYGTLRHQVEEKIAEGKWVILEIELKGARQIKQSFPSASSIFILPPSLDELEKRIKSRGQDSSEAIALRLATSRLEIAAAKEFDYQIVNENLEVALAEIEAALFTNQATISASENK; encoded by the coding sequence ATGTCTATAGGTAAGCTGATTGTTTTAACTGGACCGAGTGGAGTTGGCAAAGGAACCTTGCTAAAATTACTCTTGGAGCGTCATTCTCAACTATATGTGTCGATTTCAGCGACTACACGTTCACCACGCCCAGGAGAAGTTGATGGCAAGTCTTATTACTTTGTCAGCCGCCCTCAGTTTGCAGAAGCGATCGGCTCTGGCTCTTTGTTAGAATGGGCGGAGTATGCCGGAAATTATTACGGTACTCTTCGCCACCAGGTGGAAGAAAAAATCGCTGAAGGTAAATGGGTAATATTGGAAATTGAGTTAAAAGGAGCTAGGCAAATTAAGCAAAGTTTTCCCTCAGCCTCTAGCATTTTTATCCTTCCACCATCTTTAGATGAATTAGAGAAAAGAATTAAAAGTAGAGGACAAGACTCCTCTGAAGCGATCGCCTTAAGACTGGCAACTTCTCGATTGGAAATTGCCGCAGCAAAAGAATTTGACTATCAGATTGTCAACGAAAATTTAGAAGTCGCTTTGGCAGAAATAGAAGCGGCTCTTTTTACAAATCAAGCAACCATCTCTGCATCTGAAAACAAATAA
- a CDS encoding COR domain-containing protein: protein MKREELLRLIERAAAEGWKELDLAGLGLEELPEEIGKCTQLETLVLGKWDEEKYQWVGNQLTEFPDVILQLTNLKTLNLNFNQIRAIPKAIAELSKLTSLNLWSNQIRAIPEAIAKLSKLTWLDLSINQITEIPEAIAELSKLTWLNLSSNQITEIPEAIAELSNLTWLNLWSNQITEIPEAIAELSNLTELDLSFNQITEIPAYIAQLSKLTELDLSGNQITEIPEAMRRLEKLEKLDLRGNLLPIPPEILGKKEFWQDPGDVHTILDFYFQTRDPNATEELNEAKLLIVGEGEAGKTTLAHKLLNPDYELKEQEPTTEGIDVLRWEVLQANGKPFRVHLWDFGGQEIYHTTHQFFLTERSLYILLVDNRRQNPNLCYWLSIIELLSDKSPVLLVQNEKQDIRCEINISQLRGDFDNLETSVATNLATNRGLENLKRHLQQRITTLKHVGEPIPKHWANVRYVLENYAQRQTRIEANEFYQICANHGFDKSDKRAMLSLSHYLHHLGIILHFQKDPVLKHLVILRPEWATNAVYKVTSNKQVIANFGYFTDKNLSEIWHDQEYNDLHDELLQLLKNFKLCYEIPNQPKHYIAPQLLALEPPSYTWDDTDNLIIRYEYDFMPKGIITRLMVEMHGLIKDNLVWRDGVILGDNYTQAEVIENYHQREISIRISGTQKKPLLERIRYEIWKIHQSYDNRLKYQEFIPCNCVKCKESKLPHTYPFQILQQFYSDRQYQIQCQKSYQMVNVRGLMDDFPDPSQQWEREQASGKEHLSSQNIFINPPRDTMTQESPKNQFIFNNPVSAGAIGSDNEVHDNQFIQTNNANTAELLKSIASLRQTAQQFPEDVRDEIIIDIEDVEAEIQKPEAERNHTRLKKSLKAIIATAIAIAIPIAGITDFTNTALDLGSKLGIELHLPPAP from the coding sequence ATGAAGCGAGAGGAGTTGCTGCGATTAATCGAACGGGCGGCGGCGGAAGGCTGGAAAGAATTAGATTTGGCAGGATTGGGTTTAGAAGAATTACCCGAAGAGATTGGCAAGTGTACCCAGCTTGAGACGTTAGTGTTGGGGAAGTGGGATGAGGAAAAATATCAATGGGTTGGCAATCAACTAACTGAATTTCCTGATGTCATTCTTCAATTAACTAACTTAAAAACACTGAACCTCAATTTCAATCAAATCAGGGCAATTCCGAAGGCTATCGCTGAATTGTCGAAGCTGACATCGCTTAACCTCTGGAGCAATCAAATCAGGGCAATTCCGGAGGCTATCGCTAAATTATCGAAGCTGACATGGCTTGACCTCAGTATCAATCAGATAACGGAAATACCGGAGGCTATCGCTGAATTGTCGAAGCTGACATGGCTTAACCTCAGTAGCAATCAGATAACGGAAATACCGGAGGCGATAGCTGAATTATCGAACCTGACATGGCTCAACCTCTGGAGCAATCAGATAACGGAAATACCGGAGGCGATAGCTGAATTATCGAACCTGACAGAGCTTGACCTAAGTTTCAATCAGATAACGGAAATCCCAGCGTATATCGCCCAATTATCGAAGCTGACAGAGCTTGACCTCAGTGGGAATCAAATAACGGAAATACCGGAGGCGATGCGCCGTCTGGAGAAGCTGGAAAAACTGGATTTGCGTGGAAATCTGCTGCCTATTCCGCCTGAAATTTTAGGAAAAAAGGAATTTTGGCAAGACCCAGGCGATGTGCATACCATCCTCGATTTCTACTTCCAAACTCGTGACCCCAATGCTACTGAAGAACTGAACGAAGCCAAACTGTTAATTGTCGGTGAAGGGGAAGCTGGAAAAACCACCCTGGCTCACAAACTTCTCAACCCCGACTACGAACTGAAAGAACAAGAACCCACCACAGAAGGCATAGATGTACTGCGCTGGGAAGTCTTGCAAGCCAACGGTAAACCCTTCCGCGTTCACCTGTGGGACTTTGGCGGACAAGAAATTTACCACACCACCCACCAATTTTTCCTCACGGAACGTTCCCTTTATATCCTGCTCGTCGATAATCGCCGCCAAAACCCCAATCTCTGCTACTGGCTAAGCATCATCGAACTCCTCAGCGATAAAAGTCCCGTCCTGCTGGTGCAGAATGAAAAACAAGACATTCGCTGTGAAATCAATATTTCTCAACTGCGGGGAGACTTTGACAATCTGGAAACCTCTGTCGCTACCAACCTCGCCACTAATCGCGGACTCGAAAACCTGAAACGCCACCTGCAACAGCGCATCACTACCCTCAAGCACGTTGGCGAACCCATCCCCAAACATTGGGCAAATGTCCGCTACGTTCTTGAAAACTACGCCCAACGCCAAACCCGCATTGAAGCAAACGAGTTTTATCAAATCTGCGCTAACCACGGCTTTGACAAGTCAGACAAACGCGCCATGCTGAGTTTGAGCCATTACTTGCATCATTTGGGCATTATCCTGCACTTTCAAAAAGATCCCGTTCTCAAGCACTTAGTCATCCTGCGTCCCGAATGGGCGACTAACGCCGTCTACAAAGTCACTAGCAATAAACAAGTCATCGCCAACTTTGGATACTTTACCGACAAAAACCTCAGCGAAATCTGGCACGACCAAGAATACAACGATCTTCATGACGAACTACTCCAACTGCTGAAAAACTTCAAACTCTGCTACGAAATCCCCAACCAACCAAAGCACTACATCGCCCCGCAACTCCTGGCGCTAGAACCTCCCAGCTACACCTGGGACGATACTGACAACCTCATCATCCGCTATGAATATGATTTCATGCCCAAAGGCATCATTACCCGCTTAATGGTCGAAATGCACGGTTTAATAAAAGATAATCTGGTTTGGCGCGATGGAGTCATCCTCGGTGACAACTATACCCAAGCTGAAGTCATTGAGAACTATCACCAACGAGAAATCAGCATCCGCATATCTGGAACCCAAAAGAAACCTCTGTTAGAGCGCATCCGTTACGAAATTTGGAAAATCCATCAATCTTACGATAATAGACTCAAATACCAAGAATTCATCCCCTGCAACTGTGTTAAGTGCAAAGAGAGCAAATTACCCCACACCTACCCATTCCAGATTCTTCAGCAATTTTATAGCGATCGCCAATACCAAATTCAGTGCCAAAAAAGCTATCAAATGGTCAACGTGCGCGGCTTAATGGACGACTTTCCCGATCCTTCGCAACAATGGGAAAGAGAGCAAGCTTCTGGAAAAGAGCATCTCAGTTCTCAGAACATTTTCATTAATCCTCCTCGTGACACAATGACTCAAGAATCCCCCAAAAACCAATTCATTTTCAATAATCCCGTGTCTGCTGGTGCTATCGGCAGTGATAATGAAGTTCACGACAACCAATTCATTCAAACCAATAACGCTAATACCGCAGAACTCTTGAAATCGATCGCATCCCTGCGCCAAACGGCTCAGCAATTTCCTGAAGATGTCCGCGATGAGATAATCATCGATATTGAAGATGTAGAAGCCGAAATTCAGAAACCAGAAGCAGAACGCAACCACACCCGTTTAAAAAAAAGTTTAAAAGCTATTATTGCAACAGCGATCGCCATCGCCATTCCCATCGCTGGGATAACTGATTTTACCAATACAGCCCTCGATCTGGGCAGCAAACTGGGAATTGAACTCCACCTACCACCAGCACCCTAA
- a CDS encoding WcaF family extracellular polysaccharide biosynthesis acetyltransferase, translating to MRLDSYTTGDYTPGAPFWQQLLWYFIGQPILSSYWLPMSYLKVGILRLFGAQIGEKVRIKPGVRVKFPWRLRVGDYVWIGEDTWIDNLAVVELESHVCISQGVYFCTGNHDWSHPDFQLKTASIHIEEGSWIAAKAVVGPGLRAGKGSILCMGSVAMHNLAEMTIYAGNPAQPIKSRVINSHKSNSDISTA from the coding sequence ATGCGTCTAGATAGCTATACAACAGGTGACTACACACCTGGCGCACCATTTTGGCAACAGCTACTCTGGTACTTTATCGGACAGCCAATTTTATCTAGTTATTGGCTACCTATGTCATATTTAAAAGTTGGCATTTTAAGGCTATTTGGCGCTCAGATTGGTGAAAAAGTGCGAATTAAACCAGGAGTGCGAGTTAAATTTCCTTGGCGATTGCGGGTGGGTGATTATGTCTGGATTGGTGAAGATACTTGGATTGATAACCTGGCTGTAGTGGAACTAGAAAGCCACGTTTGTATATCTCAAGGAGTTTATTTTTGTACTGGTAATCATGACTGGAGTCATCCAGATTTCCAGCTTAAAACCGCTAGTATCCATATAGAAGAAGGCAGTTGGATTGCCGCTAAAGCTGTAGTTGGACCTGGATTGAGGGCAGGAAAAGGCTCTATATTATGTATGGGCAGCGTCGCCATGCATAATTTGGCAGAAATGACGATTTACGCAGGTAACCCCGCTCAACCAATTAAGTCTAGGGTAATCAACTCCCACAAATCTAATTCGGATATTTCAACTGCCTAA
- a CDS encoding 2-isopropylmalate synthase, translated as MNKQTQPDRIIIFDTTLRDGEQCPGATLNVEEKLLIAKQLARLGVDVIEAGFAFASPGDFEAINKISQFVGTESGPIICSLARARKEDIKSAAESLKAAFNPRIHTFIATSDIHLEHKLKKTRPEVLAIAEEMVAYAKSFVDDVEFSPEDAGRSDPEFLYQVLEKAIAAGATTVNIPDTVGYTTPSEFGALIKGIKENVPNIDQAIISVHGHNDLGLAVANFLEAVKNGARQLECTINGIGERAGNAALEELVMALHVRRQYFNPFLGRGVDSEASLTNIDTHQIANSSRLVSRLTGMQVQRNKAIVGANAFAHESGIHQDGVLKNRLTYEIMDAQLIGLTENQIVLGKHSGRHAFGTRLRELGFELSEEELNKAFVKFKEVADKMKEISDWDLVAIVNDEIQKIPELFRLELVQVSCGSNSRPTATVTLRTPTGEELTDAAIGTGPVDAVYKAINRIINVPNELIEFSVQSVKEGIDALGEVTIRVQHEKYIYSGQAANTDIIVASAQAYMKALNCLYAALQNQEKRSLATTQTI; from the coding sequence ATGAATAAGCAGACACAACCAGACCGAATTATCATTTTTGATACCACGTTGCGAGATGGCGAACAGTGCCCAGGAGCTACACTAAACGTAGAAGAAAAGCTACTCATTGCCAAGCAACTAGCACGTCTGGGTGTGGATGTAATTGAAGCGGGATTCGCTTTTGCTAGTCCTGGGGATTTTGAAGCAATTAACAAAATCTCTCAGTTTGTGGGAACGGAATCGGGACCAATTATTTGCAGTTTGGCAAGAGCAAGAAAAGAAGATATCAAAAGTGCCGCAGAATCGTTAAAAGCTGCGTTTAATCCCAGAATTCATACCTTTATTGCGACTTCTGATATTCACTTAGAACATAAACTCAAAAAAACTCGCCCAGAGGTATTGGCTATAGCTGAAGAGATGGTAGCCTATGCCAAGTCATTTGTAGATGATGTCGAATTTTCTCCAGAAGATGCAGGACGTAGCGACCCAGAGTTTTTATATCAGGTGCTGGAAAAAGCGATCGCCGCCGGTGCAACTACGGTTAATATTCCTGATACAGTAGGTTACACTACTCCCAGCGAGTTTGGGGCACTGATTAAAGGGATTAAAGAAAATGTCCCCAATATCGATCAAGCAATTATCTCAGTTCACGGTCACAATGACTTAGGATTGGCTGTCGCCAACTTCCTAGAAGCCGTCAAAAATGGAGCTAGACAGCTAGAATGTACCATTAATGGCATCGGGGAAAGAGCGGGAAATGCCGCCCTAGAAGAGTTGGTAATGGCTCTCCATGTGCGCCGTCAGTACTTTAACCCATTTTTAGGGCGTGGGGTTGATTCCGAAGCATCTTTGACGAATATCGATACGCATCAGATTGCTAATTCCTCTCGCTTGGTTTCTCGCCTCACAGGAATGCAGGTACAACGAAATAAAGCGATTGTCGGCGCAAATGCTTTTGCTCACGAGTCGGGAATCCACCAAGATGGGGTCTTAAAAAATCGCCTCACTTATGAGATTATGGATGCCCAGTTGATTGGTTTAACCGAAAACCAAATCGTTTTGGGTAAACATTCCGGTCGTCATGCCTTTGGCACTAGACTGAGAGAATTGGGATTTGAACTGTCGGAAGAAGAGTTAAATAAAGCCTTCGTCAAGTTCAAAGAAGTCGCCGACAAAATGAAAGAGATTTCAGATTGGGATTTGGTGGCTATAGTCAACGATGAAATTCAGAAAATCCCCGAATTGTTCCGGTTAGAGTTAGTTCAAGTCTCTTGTGGAAGTAACTCTCGTCCTACCGCCACTGTCACCTTAAGGACTCCCACCGGAGAAGAACTGACAGATGCAGCTATAGGAACTGGTCCTGTAGATGCAGTTTACAAGGCAATCAACCGAATTATCAACGTTCCTAACGAACTAATTGAATTTTCCGTTCAATCAGTCAAAGAAGGTATCGATGCGTTAGGCGAAGTGACGATTCGGGTACAGCACGAAAAATACATTTATTCCGGTCAAGCAGCCAATACAGACATTATTGTCGCTTCTGCCCAAGCTTACATGAAGGCGCTCAACTGTTTGTACGCAGCCTTGCAAAATCAGGAAAAGCGATCACTTGCCACCACACAAACCATCTAA
- a CDS encoding LabA-like NYN domain-containing protein, whose amino-acid sequence MCYSMTRLSIFVDGNNMFYAQQKNGWFFDPRRVLEYFTKDSHITLVNAFWYTGLKDPQDQRGFRDALISLGYTVRTKILKEYYDDSSGRYSQKANLDIEIVVDMFNTVEQYNQVILFSGDGDFERAIELLRSKNTHITVVSTEGMIARELRNATDRYIDLNDIRDSIEKIDSP is encoded by the coding sequence ATGTGTTATTCTATGACCCGTCTATCAATTTTTGTTGACGGAAATAATATGTTTTACGCTCAACAAAAAAATGGTTGGTTTTTCGATCCCCGTAGAGTCTTAGAGTATTTTACCAAAGATTCGCATATTACGTTGGTTAATGCGTTCTGGTATACCGGATTAAAAGATCCTCAAGATCAAAGAGGATTTAGAGATGCTTTAATTAGTTTGGGTTATACAGTCAGGACTAAAATCCTGAAAGAATATTATGATGACTCTTCTGGACGTTATTCTCAAAAGGCTAATTTAGATATAGAGATAGTCGTCGATATGTTTAATACAGTCGAACAATATAATCAGGTGATTTTATTTAGTGGGGATGGAGATTTTGAAAGGGCGATTGAGCTTTTACGTTCTAAAAATACTCATATTACTGTCGTATCTACCGAAGGAATGATCGCTAGAGAATTACGCAATGCTACAGATAGATATATTGACTTAAATGATATTCGCGATTCCATCGAAAAGATTGATAGTCCATAG
- a CDS encoding sulfurtransferase gives MPNAQCPMPNLMQNYVISAQWLREHLEDPQVVIVDCRFSLADAELGKKQYQNSHIPGARYLDLNLDLSSSIQTHGGRHPLPDSNTLAQKLAAMGINFQNTLVVAYDDSRFAFASRLWWLLRYFGHDRVAVLDGGFTQWVEAGYPVTQDLPIPKVGNFTPQVQVDWVVDIAGVKTRQHLAGVVLVDSREGDRYRGDQEPIDPIAGHIPGAVNYPWQDASNPNGYLQPIEDQRQRWRNLDASEEIIVYCGSGVTACVNLLSLELAGVRGAKLYAGSWSDWCSYQGLGIGDV, from the coding sequence ATGCCCAATGCCCAATGCCCCATGCCCAATCTCATGCAAAATTATGTAATTTCCGCCCAATGGTTGCGAGAACACTTGGAAGATCCACAAGTGGTGATTGTCGATTGTCGTTTTTCCCTAGCCGATGCGGAATTAGGCAAAAAACAATATCAAAATAGTCACATTCCTGGAGCCAGATATTTAGATCTTAACCTAGATCTTTCTAGTTCGATCCAAACTCATGGAGGTAGACATCCTTTACCCGACAGTAACACCTTAGCCCAAAAGTTAGCCGCTATGGGAATTAACTTTCAAAATACCCTAGTGGTGGCTTACGATGATTCCCGTTTTGCCTTTGCTAGCCGTTTGTGGTGGTTATTGCGATATTTCGGGCACGATCGCGTAGCTGTTTTAGATGGGGGATTTACTCAATGGGTAGAAGCTGGTTATCCTGTAACTCAAGATTTACCCATTCCCAAAGTTGGAAATTTTACTCCTCAAGTACAAGTTGATTGGGTGGTAGATATTGCAGGTGTGAAAACACGTCAACATCTAGCTGGAGTGGTATTAGTTGATTCACGAGAAGGCGATCGCTACCGTGGCGATCAAGAACCCATCGATCCCATTGCTGGACATATCCCTGGTGCCGTCAATTATCCCTGGCAAGATGCCTCAAATCCAAATGGCTACTTGCAACCTATTGAAGATCAACGGCAACGTTGGCGCAATCTAGATGCCTCTGAGGAAATAATAGTTTACTGCGGTTCTGGAGTTACGGCTTGTGTCAACCTTCTATCTCTGGAATTGGCAGGGGTGAGAGGAGCTAAACTGTATGCAGGTAGTTGGAGTGATTGGTGTTCCTATCAGGGATTGGGGATAGGCGATGTGTAG
- a CDS encoding tRNA (5-methylaminomethyl-2-thiouridine)(34)-methyltransferase MnmD: MNLNVPDRQTYTPEITADGSFTFFSSEFGETFHSHQGAHAEALLKFIEPTQLRQKARMDRLCLLDICYGLGYNTAVAIEAIWQINPDCVVEVVALESDIAVPQAAIAHLTDAAQLETRRRQMDLQNPDRTGDGESKIHNPTSKMGSVSFWDDLEVQSILKALATVQAVRTPKLYAQLLVGDARKTLKEVKNSGFLADAIFLDPFSPPRCPQLWTVEFISLVSQCLKPDGRLATYSCAAAVRQALLSAKLHIGATNPVGRRSPGTVASFSATNLPPLSLQEQEHLLTRAAVPYRDPYLQDSRENILKQREVAQQNSPLEPTSRWKKRWG, encoded by the coding sequence ATGAATTTAAATGTACCCGATCGCCAGACTTATACCCCAGAAATTACGGCAGATGGTTCTTTTACGTTTTTTTCGAGTGAATTTGGCGAAACATTCCACAGTCACCAAGGGGCACACGCGGAAGCTTTATTAAAGTTTATTGAACCCACTCAATTGCGGCAAAAAGCCCGAATGGATCGATTATGCTTGTTAGATATTTGCTATGGATTAGGTTACAACACAGCAGTAGCAATAGAAGCAATTTGGCAAATCAATCCTGATTGCGTGGTCGAAGTCGTGGCATTAGAATCAGATATAGCTGTACCTCAAGCTGCGATCGCTCATCTGACTGATGCAGCCCAATTGGAAACCAGAAGGCGACAGATGGATTTACAGAATCCAGATCGCACAGGCGATGGTGAATCCAAAATCCACAATCCAACCTCCAAAATGGGATCGGTTTCCTTCTGGGACGATCTGGAAGTTCAGTCAATTTTAAAAGCTTTAGCTACAGTTCAAGCTGTGAGAACCCCTAAACTATATGCTCAACTTCTGGTAGGTGATGCCAGAAAAACCCTCAAAGAAGTCAAAAATAGTGGTTTTCTCGCCGATGCGATTTTCCTAGATCCTTTTTCTCCCCCTAGATGTCCACAACTATGGACGGTAGAATTTATTAGCTTGGTGTCGCAATGCCTCAAACCCGATGGGAGACTCGCTACATATTCTTGTGCGGCGGCGGTGCGTCAAGCCTTACTATCAGCGAAACTCCACATTGGCGCAACTAATCCAGTCGGGAGGCGATCGCCTGGTACAGTAGCCAGTTTCTCTGCTACTAATTTACCTCCACTCTCATTACAAGAACAAGAACATCTCTTAACTCGCGCCGCAGTTCCCTACCGCGATCCATACTTGCAAGATTCCCGTGAAAATATCCTCAAACAACGAGAAGTAGCACAACAAAATAGCCCTTTAGAACCTACCTCTCGCTGGAAAAAGCGTTGGGGGTAG